In the genome of Carassius carassius chromosome 12, fCarCar2.1, whole genome shotgun sequence, the window atgaatatgtatccttaagctatccaatagttattaaaagacacacaataagtgattataaacatgatagtcaaatgtgtgggttacatataaatgaatatggagtgaagcgatggactgatattcatttataagtctttttgagttcattttggtccatttatatctagaaaagacagtttctttgtcattctctgacaaaagatttctgtggagaccagaggttcaaaggccccccttaggaatttcagtctggttctgccaTGTGGGGGAAGTGtataaggatattgtgtataactctcatgggtttacatgtgatgtccggcgttgtatctcaattacttgccccaaatttgacaatctcttctccgaattgaaattgtcaataattgttctaatggttttaatgtcgaaagctgttttgtgaaagagttggttggttggttaacttgtttctgacttgtggcactaggactgatttatgacctccggttgccttcccgaggaatttggctcatgtttcaaccacagtcctgatcgactctttaatttgtctggttcgagtcggATCTGCTACAGCAGTTATCATATGGAAAAGGAGGGATTAAAGAGTTGTCTCAACAAACTGGAGTATAATGGTTTAGCTGTTGACTGCATAGTCACAGATTGCCATCCGCAGATTCAGAAGTACCTGAGGTACCGCAATATCACTCAGTTCTATGATGTGTGGCACTTTGAGAAAGgtaattatttatgtttgtgtttgaaatataaaattgATTCTTGTTCAGTTAATTGTGTTCAACTGTTCAACctaactttttcatttttatttttggcgtAATTTGATTATCTGGAAATAATGATTGTACAAccaagcttttattttgtacaGATTTATCTAAGAAACTTTCAAAACTTTCAAAAATGAAGGACAGCAAGGTGCTGAAAAAATGGCTGCACACCATCAAAAACCATGTTTATCTGTCATTAAAAAGTCTGGGCCAGAAAAGGTGGCGAAGTGGAATTCACTGCAGAATCACATACAAAATGTACATGTTCATGATAACCAAGTGTGAACACCCAGACAAAGTTTCCAGGGATCCAAAAAATGGTTCCAACCAGGTATTACTGTATAGAGAGACTAAATAAAATGATAGTAAACTGgtaacatttttagattttcttcatatttttttatctgtttggttacaGAATCAATAGCACTCCATAAAGTGGAAAAGCTATTATACAACAAGAGAGTTCTCAAGGATATAGAAAAGCTCAGCCACCACTTTCAGACATCGTCACCGGAGGCATTTCACAGTCTGATTTTGCGTTTTGCCCCAAAGAACGTGATTTTCCATTTCATAGGAATGTTGTGCAGGTAATAATCTTtgacatattcagtaatatttataaacattgtttctaacaattgttatggaaattatttttattaattatttaattaatattaatgatctttccctataataaataatgaacTTTCCTAATAAGGCACAAAAAGGTTCAATTGGTTAGGAGCCTTGCCTGTGGccctatgttatctatgttatgaGTAGCAGAGATGTAAAGAGGTAGAGAGCCTCCCATCTTGGTGTGCACTCTCACATTCTCTTGATTGACTGTGCGACCGCGAACCTGTCTTGCAAGAAAGAAACCATTATAATCATTGATTGAACATTCGTCTCTTATTcagaattgtttgtttatttgccaCAATGCAGTCTACTaatcttttcatattttatggatTGTACAATGATTACAGGCCGTATCTTGCAGCAATGCACTATAATGCAAATGCTAACCACGTGCAGGCAACAACAACTGAAGGACAGGCTGTGTATAAGTAAATTTTTCCAAAGTCCAAAAAAGGGGAATGCACAGCAATGCCAGTAAAAATAGAACCAACATACAGTaagttgtaaaatgtattttattaacaataatgtgaaaaaattgctataataaaataaatataagcttacaaaaatatttataaatattacacaaatgtaAATTATAAGACAAAGGTAGATTATTTATAAGTAATTATGTAAAACCATAGAGTGACTTTTGGTATTCTATGTCGATGACCTTATGAGCCTTCTGATACATGAAGTCTTTGTGGAAACCAAGCCATATGCGGAAGAGCTGCATTCAATTCCCATCCCACCTTCTCTGTCATCACAGTTTGAAAAACCCTCCTTAGAAGAGATGATTGCCCACGGTGTGTCACGATACAGTCGAGGGGTGGTTGGAACCCAACATACTGTCCAGCTGGATCAGGAAACTGCAGGAGGATCCGGGTAACGACACATGATGGTATGACAACCCTCACACTTTGTCCTAGGTAGCCCCAGCTACCAAAGCTGACAAAGCTGCAATAGGCCAGATAACAGAAACGGCAGGAATGGAAAACctcaatattatatataaaaccagtggtatattggaaacatgtatatgtgatgtgtaaatatgtttgataaaatttatattttgatagTATTGAAAAACATgtcttgtgtgtgtatatatatatatatatatatatatattgtggcggggtgaagtaggACACGACTCGAGGATGAAGGTAAGCTCCCTGAAGGATGGATTTTATTGATAAAAAGGGGTGGTAAAAGGCGTTGCTGTGAGGCGGTTTGGTGCTCGGCGTCTTGGCTAATGGTGCGCTGGTAcagtgtgggtccgtgctctcATGTGTGTGTTGGGGCTGTCGGTCACACGCTGCTCTCTGCGGGCAAAGGGAAAGACAAGTTTAGCCGAGTCTTGCGGAGACATCGCTCACCTCTGTGCCCACATGCGGGGTTTATAAGAGCAGCGGctgatggggcgcaggtgtggccgctcagcccgtgatgagcaggtgcaggtgtgcctgctccaTTTCCAGGgctacgctgatgagagctcgggacacgtgtcacactcCCCCTCCCCCTAAGTGTCATCCTGTTCCTCTGGAGAAGCGGGGAGGtcgggggagggagggaggggagtggagcctgacagacctgcgaaagctgaccACAGACGGGAGAGTCTATCGGCGTTGGCCATCCCCACTCGATGTTGTACGGTGAAGTTAAAGTCCTGGAACCACTGCGTCACCCTGGCATTGGTCTCCTTAgcccgggccatccactgcagGGGAGCGTGATCTGTTAGGAGGGTGAAGTGGTGGCCGATGAGGTAATACCTGAgttccaggactgcccacttgacggccaacgcTTCCCTCTCTACCGTGGTGTACCGCTGTTCTGCAGGGGTCATCTTTCAGCTTATAAACATCACTGGGTGTTCCTCACCGTTGTGGCCCTGTGATAGGATGGCTCCCAGCCCGGTGTCGGATGCATCCGTCTACAGCAGGAAGGGGCGGTTGAAGTCGGGGGCATGGAGGACTGGCTCTGTTGTGAGGGACGCCTTGATCCTGAGGAATGCTGTTTCCGTCTCGGAGGTCCACGAGACCTTCTCCGGCTgtcccttcctggtcaggtctgtcaggggagaagctaaggaggagaagtcAGGGATAAAGCAGCGGTAATACTccgccaaccccaaaaaggcctGTACCTGTGTTTTGGAGGTGGGCCGCAGCGCGGAGAGGATAGCTGCCACCTTCTTCTCTTGAGGTTTGATCTGGCCGCGACCCACCTGATATCCCAAGTATTTGGCTTTGGCGAAGGCCAGATGACACTTCCAGGGGTTGGCGGTCAGGCCAGCCCGGCGTAGTTCCATCAGCACCCTCCGcagccgctccaggtggtcctcccagGTCTCTGAGTGGTTCGAttacccctaacctcagcatctcctgtactCCTTCCTCGATGGCATGTCTCCTAACCTCCGGGACACGGTAGGGCCCCTGCCGGACGATGGTCCCCGGTGGTGGTCCCGACTCAGTGCTTCAGAAGATTAATGTGGTAGAGTTGATCCTCCCTCCTTCTACCGGGCTGCCGCACACGGTACATAACGGGGCCAACCTTTTCTGTGACTGTTTAGGGGCCCTGCCAGGTGGCCAAGAATTTGCAGGTGGCTGTGGGCACCAGCACCAGGACATGGTCTCCTcgctggaactcccgtggttgggccgcccggCTGTAATGCCGTTGCTGCGCCTGCTGTGCATTGACGAGGTGTTCCCGGATGATGGGCATCACTCGGTCAATCCGTTCCCTCATCTTACGCACATATTCAACGGTGGTTCAGTGTACCGCCGGCTGTTGTTCCCAGGCCTCTTGGGCAATGTCGAGCAGACCGCGGGGCTGTCGGCTGAAGAGTAGTTCGAACGGGGTGAAGCCAGTTGAGGCCTGAGGGATTTCTCGAATGCCAAAGAGCACGTAGGGGAGCATCTGATCCCAGTCCCGTTTGTCTTCGGCCGCCACTCGGCGCAACATCTGTTTCAGGGTCTGGTTGAAATGCTCGACGAGCCCGTCGGTCTGGGGGTGGTACACCGTGGTGCGGAGCTGTTGAACCTTCAGTAACTTGCAAATGTCCGCCATcatccgggacatgaagggggtacCCTGGTCAGTCAGGATCTGAGAGGGGATGCTGACCCGGCTAAAGAGGAAaagagctcctgggcgatggcCTTCGTTGTGGCTTTACGGAGGGGGATTGCCTCAGGATACCGGGTGGCATAATCCACGATGACAAGGATGTGTTTGTGCTGGGGGGAGGGATCCGAGGCGACGTCCGTTGGCACGTTGGGCAAGCCTGGCAGAACCGTCGGACTTCAGCCTCTAGGCCCGGCCAGTTGAATCGGTCACGGAGGCGCTGGATCGTATTTTGGGCTCCCAGGTGGCCTGCCATTGGATGGGCATGGGCGATCTCGATCACCACCTCCGTCTTGCTGCGCGGGACCACCAGCAGGGTTTTCTCCTCCCC includes:
- the LOC132154357 gene encoding uncharacterized protein LOC132154357 translates to MELRRAGLTANPWKCHLAFAKAKYLGYQVGRGQIKPQEKKVAAILSALRPTSKTQVQAFLGLAEYYRCFIPDFSSLASPLTDLTRKGQPEKVSWTSETETAFLRIKASLTTEPVLHAPDFNRPFLL